Proteins encoded in a region of the Lepeophtheirus salmonis chromosome 6, UVic_Lsal_1.4, whole genome shotgun sequence genome:
- the Aos1 gene encoding LOW QUALITY PROTEIN: SUMO-activating enzyme subunit 1 (The sequence of the model RefSeq protein was modified relative to this genomic sequence to represent the inferred CDS: deleted 3 bases in 2 codons), whose protein sequence is MSGSMEITEAEAQLYDRQIRLWGLDAQKRLRNARVLVIGMSGLGTEVSKNIVLAGVKSLIMIDPENVCAKDAASQFLAPRDKMGFNRAEASRERLQQLNSMVEVRAESGKVEDKSDDYFRDFDIVCATGLVLSEYMRINEACRARNVKFFCGDVTGFFGYCFADLMKHEFVVETPAKNVECVDLVQKKLETDKNNDSNDEDNMIMVKNELEFVTLRSAMKTNFKAPGIKLKRMDPGFFILRVVQDFYTNHGSLPLPEKKSEHIPLLHKIRDKITRDYDLPEGKIPETIIPMLFGELAPVSAIVGGVLAQEMIKVISNKDFPIENFFLYNPLNSRGVVECLKG, encoded by the exons ATGTCGGGATCTATGGAAATAACCGAGGCAGAGGCTCAACTCTATGATAGACAA atccGCTTATGGGGATTAGATGCTCAAAAGCGGCTTCGGAATGCCCGTGTTTTAGTGATAGGCATGAGTGGCCTTGGTACGGAagtctca aaaaatatagttttagcTGGAGTGAAGTCTCTCATCATGATTGATCCCGAGAACGTCTGTGCAAAGGATGCGGCGTCTCAGTTCCTTGCTCCAAGAGACAAA ATGGGATTTAACCGTGCAGAAGCCTCTCGTGAGCGCCTACAACAACTTAATTCCATGGTGGAAGTTCGAGCAGAGTCTGGAAAAGTTGAAGACAAAAGTGATGATTATTTTAGAGATTTTGATATAGTTTGTGCCACCGGACTGGTGCTATCTGAGTACATGCGTATCAATGAGGCCTGTCGTGCAAGAAATGTCAAGTTTTTCTGTGGAGATGTGACTGGGTTCTTTGGATACTGCTTTGCAGATTTAATGAAACATGAATTTGTTGTCGAAACTCCGGCAAAAAATGTGGAATGTGTTGAtctcgtacaa aaaaaattagaaacggATAAAAATAACGACTCCAATGATGAAGATAATATGATTATGGTAAAGAACGAGTTGGAATTTGTTACACTTCGAAGTGCAATGAAGACAAACTTTAAAGCACCTGGAATAAAGTTGAAGAGGATGGATCCtggcttttttattttgaga gttgTACAGGACTTTTATACAAATCACGGCTCTTTGCCACTTCCAGAGAAAAAGAGCGAACACATTCcacttttacacaaaattagGGACAAAATCACACGAGACTATGATCTCCCTGAGGGGAAGATACCAGAGACTATCATCCCTATGCTTTTTGGAGAACTTGCGCCCGTTTCTGCAATAGTTGGCGGTGTTCTTGCTCAAGAAATGATAAAAGTGATTTCAAATAAGGACTTCCCTATTGagaatttctttttgtataaccCACTCAACTCCAGAGGAGTTGTAGAATGTCTTAAAggataa
- the Fen1 gene encoding flap endonuclease 1, with amino-acid sequence MLTFSIIFGALKLIHAPIKKYPNFLIGARNMGILGLSKLIADVSPEAVKENEIKNYFGRKVAIDASMSLYQFLIAVRGDGGNQLTNADGETTSHLMGTFYRTIRMVENGIKPVYVFDGKPPNLKSGELEKRSEKRSEAEAALEKAKELGDTSEIDKQARRLVKVSSVHVEEAKTLLKLMGVPTVSAPCEAEAQCAELSKGGLVYGVGTEDMDSLTFGTTILLRHLTFSEARKMPIKEFHIDKVLEGFGLTQEEFIDLCILLGCDYCDKIRGIGPKSAFKLMSEHKSIENLIKNLDSKKYSIPENWMFAEARKLFVHPEVTPCSEINLKWEKPDEEGLIKFMCEEKGFAEDRIRNGAKKLLKARQGSTQGRLDGFFKVISTPSPKRKSNEPLSKTTSNKKAKTNGKKGTYKK; translated from the exons ATGTtaactttttctattatttttggcGCCTTGAAACTTATTCATGCTcctatcaaaaaatatcctaatttcTTAATTGGAGCTCGAAACATGGGAATTTTAGGATTAAGTAAGTTAATTGCGGATGTTTCCCCTGAAGCCGTCAAAGAGAATGAAATCAAGAATTATTTTGGACGTAAAGTGGCCATTGATGCTTCTATGAGCCTCTATCAGTTTCTGATCGCTGTTCGAGGAGACGGcgggaatcaattgacgaatgcAGACGGAGAGACGACGTCGCATCTCATGGGTACTTTTTATCGGACCATTCGCATGGTAGAAAATGGGATCAAGCCCGTCTATGTTTTTGATGGAAAGCCGCCCAATCTCAAG tcggGTGAACTTGAAAAACGGTCAGAGAAGCGTTCTGAGGCGGAAGCTGCCTTAGAAAAAGCAAAAGAATTGGGAGATACCTCAGAAATCGATAAACAGGCTCGAAGACTCGTAAAGGTATCTTCCGTTCATGTGGAAGAGGCTAAAACTCTTTTGAAACTCATGGGAGTACCCACTGTATCTGCTCCTTGCGAAGCTGAGGCGCAATGTGCTGAATTATCTAAA GGAGGCCTCGTTTACGGAGTTGGTACAGAAGATATGGACTCTCTTACTTTTGGTACAACCATCCTCTTACGTCACTTGACTTTTTCAGAAGCTCGAAAAATGCCAATTAAGGAGTTTCATATCGACAAGGTTCTAGAAGGATTTGGATTGACTCAAGAAGAGTTCATTGATCTATGCATACTCTTAGGCTGTGATTATTGTGATAAAATTCGTGGAATTGGTCCCAAGAGCGCCTTTAAGCTAATGAGTGAACATAAAAGTATTGAGAATCTTATTAAAAACCTAGAttctaaaaagtattcaataccTGAAAATTGGATGTTTGCCGAAGCTAGAAAACTCTTCGTGCATCCAGAG GTAACACCCTGttcagaaattaatttaaaatgggaGAAACCAGATGAAGAGGGCCTGATAAAGTTCATGTGTGAAGAAAAGGGATTTGCCGAAGATCGAATTCGAAACGGTGCAAAGAAATTACTCAAAGCGAGACAAGGCTCTACACAAGGCCGATtagatggtttttttaaagtaatttcaaCTCCAAGTCCTAAAAGAAAGTCAAATGAACCACTTTCCAAAACAACATCCAACAAAAAAGCGAAAACAAATGGAAAGAAAGggacttataaaaaatga
- the LOC121119528 gene encoding sodium/hydrogen exchanger 7: protein MSSAEDFTDAASETKIDERKSLLHKLDSLILLLYTCLLTLTVVTIWLFKHRRIRFVHETGLAIVYGLVVGAAVRYGVTQDTKSFVEVVTKNVSGDWPRWPPDYLLLDSKDKNQSIEKTIAYSYKGEFSHSSEIDQKTTFDPEIFFNILLPPIIFHAGYSMKKQFFFRNIGSILTLAFIGTTLSTFVTAGILYGIVKILPNLEFFRFIDTLHFGALISATDPITILAVFNDVKVDVNFYALVFGESILNDAVAIVISRTVEDYESALTYGTDTSLNAMLFLKAVGDFLGIFGASFLVGSLMGCTTALLTKFTHIHRFPELESTLFVLMSYSTFLVAEVLNLTGIVAVLFCGICQAHYTYNNLSSESKHITKQFFNLLNFMAENFIFSYIGVSMFTFANHNFNIGFIVGSFFAIFIARAINVYILSFFLNLVRQNRITMNLQHMLFLSGLRGAIAFALAIRNTLSESRQMILTTTLIIVIVTVIVNGGSTMSLVTWLGIPLSSENNENDAQEEEPITSPNKDYNSLERPSETGRILPASWMARMWSKLDNRYLKPFLTHSNPTLMETLPECCLPIGKYLTSVEQLSRHPAMRAASMEQDNSTNTVTEAPKNSAGFSSLVGRSPGRKPDEPKEFENRLSSSNI, encoded by the exons ATGTCAAGCGCAGAAGATTTCACAGATGCAGCCTCAGAGACCAAAATCGACGAAAGGAAAAGCTTGTTGCACAAGTTGGACTCCTTGATTCTATTGCTGTATACCTGCCTCCTCACCTTAACTGTCGTTACGATATGGCTCTTCAAACATCGTCGAATCCGCTTTGTTCATGAAACCGGACTTGCCATCGTCTATGGTCTTGTAGTTGGAGCTGCAGTTCGTTATGGTGTCACTCAGGATACGAAATCCTTTGTTGAGGTTGTGACAAAGAATGTATCTGGTGATTGGCCAAGATGGCCTCCAGATTATTTACTTCTTGATAGCAAggataaaaatcaaagtattgagAAAACGATTGCATACTCCTATAAAG GTGAGTTCTCGCATTCAAgtgaaattgatcaaaaaacaacatttgatcctgagatattttttaacatattgcTCCCTCCTATCATATTTCATGCGGGTTATTCCATGAAAAAACAATTCTTTTTCCGGAATATTGGAAGTATTTTAACACTCGCTTTTATTGGAACAACTTTATCTACATTTGTGACAGCTGGAATCCTCTATGGAATTGTCAAAATTCTCCCAAATCTAGAGTTCTTTAGATTTATTGATACCCTCCACTTTGGAGCTCTTATTTCTGCTACAGATCCCATCACTATATTAGCCGTGTTCAATGATGTTAAAGTTGATGTTAACTTTTATGCTCTGGTATTTGGAGAGTCCATCCTGAATGACGCTGTTGCAATTGTTATATCAAGAACCGTGGAGGACTATGAGTCCGCTTTAACGTATGGAACAGACACGTCTCTTAATGCTATGCTATTTTTGAAGGCCGTTGGAGATTTTTTGGGGATATTTGGAGCATCATTTCTTGTCGGATCTCTGATGGGCTGCACTACAGCTTTGCTCACAAAGTTTACACATATACATCGCTTTCCAGAGTTAGAGTCTACCCTTTTTGTGTTGATGAGTTACTCCACATTCTTGGTTGCTGAAGTATTGAATCTGACTGGGATTGTTGCTGTTCTTTTCTGTGGTATATGTCAAGCTCATTACACATATAATAATCTATCATCTGAATCTAAACATATTACGAAacaattctttaatttgttgaatttcATGGcagaaaactttatattttcttatatcgGAGTCTCAATGTTTACTTTTGCGAATCACAACTTCAACATAGGATTCATTGTTGGctctttttttgcaatatttattgcTCGAGCGATTAATGTCTacatacttagttttttcctCAATTTGGTCCGTCAAAACAGAATCACTATGAATTTGCAACACATGCTATTTTTGAGTGGTCTTCGTGGCGCCATTGCCTTCGCTCTTGCCATACGAAACACTCTCTCAGAGTCTCGTCAAATGATTTTAACTACTACACTTATCATTGTTATTGTAACTGTTATTGTAAATGGTGGCTCCACAATGAGCCTTGTTACATGGTTAGGAATCCCTTTAAGCtctgaaaataatgaaaatgatgcACAGGAGGAAGAGCCTATTACATCTCCTAATAAAGACTACAATTCATTGGAGAGACCCTCTGAAACGGGACGAATCTTACCTGCCTCATGGATGGCTCGAATGTGGTCCAAGTTGGATAATCGTTATTTGAAACCTTTTCTAACTCACAGCAATCCCACACTCATGGAGACACTTCCAGAGTGTTGTTTGCCCATTGGGAAATATCTTACGTCAGTAGAGCAACTCTCTCGACATCCTGCAATGAGAGCAGCTTCTATGGAACAAGATAATAGTACTAATACTGTTACTGAAGCTCCCAAAAATTCAGCTGGTTTTTCTAGTCTTGTCGGAAGAAGTCCTGGAAGGAAACCCGACGAACCTAAAGAATTTGAAAATCGACTCTCTTCATCCAACATTTGA
- the Naa15-16 gene encoding LOW QUALITY PROTEIN: N-alpha-acetyltransferase 16, NatA auxiliary subunit (The sequence of the model RefSeq protein was modified relative to this genomic sequence to represent the inferred CDS: deleted 1 base in 1 codon): MPSSNPLPPKENALFKRILKCYEQKQYKNGLKFSKQILSNPKFAEHGETMAMKGLTLNCLGRKEEAYDYVRRGLRNDVKSHVCWHVYGLLQRSDKKYEEAIKCYRNALKCDKINIQILRDLSLLQIQMRDLEGYKETRFQIFSIRPAQRSSWIGFAMSYHLLEDYDMALKILGEFRETYEKTTYDFEHSELLLYQNMVMNESGDVEGALNHLEKYEKQICDKMTLLEIKGKYLLHLGRNKEAEEVYRSLIKRNPENHSHYDKLIDALEVRQDEDKQLEMYQSYTEKMPRAQAPRRLALVVAKGSNFKKLLDAYLKKALRKGVPPLFVDLRALYSDQDKVKIIEETVTTYLENLLEYSSFEKKGSEEPVTAVLWVYYYLGQHYDFLGDHIKAVDAVDRAIEHTPTLIELLLLKGKINKHVGNIDEAVKYLNEAQSLDTADRYLNCKSAKYLLRANKVTEAEEMCQRFTREGVSAMENLNEMQCMWFQTECALSYWRSGQFGDALKKCIEVDRHFTDMVEDQFDFHTYCMRKMTLRSYIELLRFEDQLRSHTFFEKAAHCAIKIYLQLFDKPLPDHNTNDYIDTENLDPSELKKIRNKQKKALRKAEQEQHQQQQVQAKKNLHNKAQKKNDDELDIPMKEELFPQKLERPQSPLNEAIKFLTPLQSLCSEKMETQLLAFEIYFRKEKPLLMLKCIKKAKKILVDTSLKALPPKVYLMFSKFHRYIESNMSKFHSPVKTVIEQETQDIFGKQTATQRNEEFIASNAKSFEHLAAGARIMVYLDHNRKDEALKIITQLHIDGTNIERCSDVLDDLINGVFGHSGKSFSEEYREKCSNLFPLTPKFKSKDSKQVDLQPVVSLNCEDS, encoded by the exons ATGCCGTCATCTAACCCTTTGCCTCCTAAGGAGAACGCTCTCTTTAAGAGGATACTC AAATGCTACGAGCAGAAGCAGTACAAAAATGGTCTCAAATTCTCCAAACAAATCCTGTCGAACCCTAAATTTGCGGAACATGGGGAAACGATGGCAATGAAGGGCTTGACCCTGAATTGCTTGGGGAGGAAGGAAGAAGCCTATGATTACGTTCGGAGAGGTCTTCGAAATGATGTGAAGTCCCATGTCTGTTGGCATGTCTACGGTTTACTTCAAAGGAGCGACAAAAAGTACGAGGAAGCCATCAAATGCTACCGAAATGCCTTGAAATGTGACAAAATCAACATCCAAATTCTTCGGGACTTGTCATTACTTCAAATTCAAATGAGAGATCTTGAGGGTTACAAA GAAACTCGTTTCCAAATATTTTCCATCCGTCCTGCCCAAAGATCATCATGGATTGGTTTTGCTATGTCGTACCATCTTTTAGAAGATTACGATATGGCTCTTAAAATTCTC GGGGAATTTAGAGAGACGTATGAA AAAACAACTTATGACTTTGAACATAGCGAGCttcttttgtatcaaaatatggtGATGAATGAGTCTGGAGATGTCGAAGGCGCTTTGAATCACTTGGAAAAGTACGAAAAGCAAATTTGTGACAAAATGACACTCCTTGAAATAAAAGGAAAGTATCTTCTCCATCTGGGTAGAAATAAAGAGGCTGAGGAAGTCTACAGATCCCTTATCAAGCGAAATCCTGAAAATCATAGCCATTATGACAAGCTTATTGACGCTTTGGAAGTGAGGCAGGATGAGGATAAACAACTGGAAATGTATCAGTCGTATACTGAGAAAATGCCTCGAGCCCAAGCTCCTAGAAGATTGGCCTTGGTAGTTGCAAAAG GttcaaattttaagaaactATTGGACGCTTATCTTAAAAAAGCTTTAAGAAAGGGTGTTCCTCCTTTATTTGTGGATCTAAGGGCGCTATATTCGGATCAAGACAAGGTTAAAATCATCGAAGAAACCGTTACTACCTATCTTGAAAATTTGTTGGAGTACTCTTCTTTCGAAAAAAAGGGAAGTGAGGAGCCAGTTACAGCTGTATTATGGGTCTACTACTATCTTGGGCAACACTATGACTTCCTGGGGGATCATATTAAGGCTGTAGATGCTGTTGATAGAGCTATAGAACATACTCCGACGCTAATTGAATTATTACTACTTAAAGGCAAAATAAATaag CATGTTGGAAATATTGATGAAGCAGTTAAGTACCTCAATGAAGCCCAATCCCTTGATACCGCGGATCGTTACCTTAATTGTAAAAGTGCCAAGTATCTTCTTCGAGCAAACAAAGTCACCGAGGCGGAAGAAATGTGTCAAAGGTTTACACGTGAAGGGGTTTCTGCAATGGAAAACTTGAATGAAATGCAGTGTATGTGGTTTCAAACGGAGTGTGCTCTTAGCTATTGGCGCAGCGGACAATTTGGAGAcgccttaaaaaaatgtattgaagtGGATCGC CATTTCACTGACATGGTGGAGGATCAATTTGATTTCCATACTTATTGTATGAGGAAGATGACTCTGCGTTCTTACATTGAGCTTCTTAGATTTGAAGATCAATTGAGGTCTCACACGTTTTTTGAGAAGGCTGCACATTGTGCTATTAAAATTTACCTTCAACTTTTTGATAAGCCATTGCCAGATCATAATACTAATGATTATATCGACACCGAGAACCTTGATCCTTctgagcttaaaaaaataagaaacaagcAGAAAAAGGCGCTGAGGAAGGCAGAGCAAGAGCAGCACCAACAACAACAA gTTCAGGCCAAGAAGAATCTTCATAATAAAGCTCAGAAAAAGAATGACGATGAATTAGATATTCCAATGAAGGAGGAACTATTTCCTCAAAAGCTGGAAAGACCACAATCTCCACTCAATGAAGCAATTAAATTTCTAACACCGCTCCAGAGTCTCTGCAGTGAAAAAATGGAAACTCAGTTGTTggcttttgaaatatattttcgtaAAG AAAAACCCTTGTTAATGTTGAAATGCATAAAGAAGGCCAAGAAAATACTAGTTGATACATCCTTGAAGGCTCTCCCTCCGAAAGTTTATCTCATGTTTTCGAAGTTTCATCGCTACATCGAATCCaatatgtcaaaatttcatagtCCAGTCAAAACCGTCATAGAACAAGAAACACAAGATATATTTGGGAAACAAACAGCGACTCAAAGGAATGAGGAGTTTATAGCCTCTAACGCAAAGTCTTTTGAACATCTTGCTGCAG GTGCGCGTATAATGGTGTATTTAGACCACAATCGAAAGGATGAGGCTCTAAAAATTATTACTCAGCTCCATATTGACGGAACAAATATTGAG agatGCAGTGATGTGCTTGACGATCTAATCAATGGGGTTTTTGGTCATTCTGGAAAATCCTTCTCTGAAGAGTATAGAGAGAAATGCTCAAATCTCTTCCCTTTGACGCCTAAATTTAAATCTAAGGACAGTAAACAAGTTGACCTACAGCCTGTTGTTTCCCTTAATTGTGAAGATAGTTAA
- the Cul3 gene encoding cullin-3-A → MMKSMGPKKEGKMRIRAFPLTMDEKFVETIWNLLKEAIQEIQRKNNSGLSFEELYRNAYTMVLHKHGEKLYNGLRDVVTQHLESKVRVDVLGSLNNNFLQTLNAAWNDHQTSMVMIRDILMYMDRVYVQQNNCENVYNLGLSLFRDRVVRYGCIGNHLRVTLLNMIMMERRGEVIDRLAIKNACQMLMMLGIDTRHVYEEDFESHFLSQSAEFYRIESHKFLAENSASVYIRKVEARINEEAERAKHYLDESTEKRIVKVVEEELIERHMKTIVEMDNSGVVHMLTNQKTDDLACMYDLFDRVSSGHRAMAECVSQHLRMQGKALVQEDGSGGSGGSNVNAITYVQNLLDLKDRYDHFLSESFRNDKFFKQFISSAFEHFLNLNKRSPEYLSLFIDDKLKKGVRGLSDAEVESVLDKAMILFRFLQEKDAFEEYYKRHLARRLLNQKSASDDSEKMMISKLKSECGCQFTSKLEGMFKDMTLSNTVNDEFRQYLSKTERSLGGLDITVRVLTTGYWPGQNAPPAINLSVVPAQAFDVFRHFYLAKHSGRVLTLQPSTGTADLNALFFGTKSSTTKDSKDEASSSLCEGPATSTSSTKSQIKKHIICVNTYQMCILLLFNLRDRLTFDEIKEETSIPEKELTRALQPLAIGKASQRILVKSPKTKEIEGSHFFSVNDAFTSQFHRVKIQQASARQGESEPERNETKRKVDEDRKHEIEACIVRIMKSRKTLNHNQLVSEVVEQLNKRFQPSPVVIKKRIEGLIEREYICRQESDRKTYVYLA, encoded by the exons ATGATGAAGAGTATGGGTCCCAAAAAAGAGGGGAAAATGCGGATTCGCGCATTTCCCTTAACCATGGACGAAAAGTTTGTGGAAACGATTTGGAATCTACTAAAGGAGGCTATTCAAGAAATTCAGAGGAAAAACAACTCTGGACTGAGTTTTGAAGAGCTCTATCGTAATGCATATACTATGGTTCTTCACAAGCACGGGGAAAAGCTCTACAATGGCCTTCGCGACGTCGTTACACAGCATCTTGAATCCAAA GTTCGAGTTGATGTTTTAGGTTCTCTTAATAACAATTTTCTCCAGACTCTGAATGCGGCGTGGAATGATCATCAAACCTCAATGGTCATGATAAGAGAcattttaatgtatatggatAGAGTTTATGtacaacaaaataattgtgAGAACGTTTATAATTTGGGGTTATCTCTTTTTCGAGATCGAGTTGTCAGATATGGATGCATCGGAAATCATTTGAGAGTCACTCTTCTCAATATGATCATGATG GAAAGACGAGGAGAAGTAATTGATCGTTTGGCTATCAAAAATGCATGTCAAATGTTGATGATGCTGGGTATTGATACTCGACATGTTTACGAAGAAGATTTTGAGAGTCACTTCCTCAGTCAGTCTGCTGAATTTTATCGAATCGAGAGCCATAAGTTCCTTGCGGAAAATTCCGCATCTGTATACATTCGTAAAGTAGAAGCCAGAATTAATGAAGAAGCGGAAAGAGCAAAACATTATTTAGATGAAAGTACTGAGAAACGTATAGTTAAG gttgTCGAAGAAGAGCTCATTGAAAGACACATGAAGACAATTGTAGAAATGGATAACAGTGGGGTTGTGCACATGCTGACAAACCAAAAGACAGATGATTTAGCCTGTATGTATGATCTGTTTGACAGAGTTAGTTCTGGTCATCGAGCTATGGCAGAGTGTGTGTCACAACACTTGAGAATGCAGGGAAAAGCGTTAGTTCAGGAAGATGGCTCTGGAGGAAGTGGTGGGAGTAACGTAAATGCCATTACTTATGTTCAAAATCTTCTGGATCTCAAAGATCGATATGACCACTTTTTATCTGAGTCTTTCCGGAACGACAAATTCTTTAAACAATTCATATCATCTGCATTCGaacattttctcaatttaaacAAACGCTCACCCGAGTATTTAAGCTTGTTCATCGATGACAAACTCAAAAAGGGAGTTCGTGGATTAAGTGATGCTGAAGTTGAATCTGTGCTTGATAAAGCTATGATTCTATTTCGATTTCTCCAAGAAAAGGATGCTTTCGAAGAATATTATAAGCGTCATCTTGCTAGACGATTACTGAATCAGAAGTCTGCCTCCGATGATtcagaaaaaatgatgataagtaaattaaaatctgaatgtGGCTGTCAGTTTACATCTAAGTTGGAGGGAATGTTTAAAGATATGACTCTGAGCAACACTGTTAATGATGAATTCAGACAGTACTTGAGTAAAACAGAAAGAAGCCTTGGAGGCTTAGATATAACCGTGCGAGTACTCACAACAGGTTATTGGCCTGGACAGAATGCGCCTCCCGCAATCAATTTATCCGTCGTGCCCGCACAAGCATTTGATGTGTTCCGACACTTTTATCTTGCAAAGCATTCCGGTCGGGTTTTAACGTTGCAGCCGTCTACAGGTACTGCCGACCTGAATGCCTTATTTTTTGGAACGAAAAGTTCAACAACAAAAGACTCTAAAGATGAAGCATCTTCTTCACTATGTGAAGGACCTGCTACATCAACTTCCTCAACCAAGTCCCAAATCAAGAAGCATATTATTTGTGTTAACACGTACCAGATGTgcattttgttattattcaatttacgAGATAGACTTACTTTCGATGAGATAAAAGAAGAGACTTCCATACCTGAGAAAGAGTTGACCAGAGCTCTTCAGCCTTTAGCAATAGGAAAAGCAAGTCAAAGAATACTGGTTAAATCCCCTAAAACAAAGGAAATTGAGGGATCGCATTTTTTCTCAGTGAACGATGCCTTCACTTCCCAATTCCATAGGGTGAAAATTCAACAAGCCTCAGCGAGACAAGGAGAATCTGAACCCGAACGAAATGAAACGAAGCGCAAGGTCGACGAAGATCGTAAGCACGAAATAGAAGCTTGTATTGTGAGAATTATGAAATCTAGGAAAACGCTCAATCACAACCAACTGGTCTCTGAAGTTGTTGAACAATTAAACAAAAGATTCCAACCTTCTCCGGTCGTCATCAAGAAGAGGATTGAAGGTTTGATAGAGAGAGAATACATCTGTCGGCAAGAATCTGATAGAAAAACCTATGTGTATCTTgcataa
- the LOC121119529 gene encoding WD repeat-containing protein 18 codes for MNVRRNEVLVTGDDYGAQWNLAVWDPSNGTSLVTYKGGTSIPGSFNILGSSYVVSVLKNKAVLNVWRLDRHEQLPQKITTPGKLKALSANPNDGRFLVGSIAESIYLWQTNTGRLLNILVRHYQEVNRLAWTDDGSFILSAGKDGALIAWSLSEVMSPSESTKEPYHIWNDSALEITDLVVGKGGPRARIFTCSYDQHVRVYDLPSASLLLEVTFSKPLTSIAVDSSEVWIYLGSSKGDIHTFSLRDTPCKSDSIKTMISPSQKNSFLGHSLPISCLSISIDGSTLASGSEDKDVRIWDVKSRQTLRIISMKGLVTIATFLSPPPRGMLDHEDFLQDLNLCQLEKNIGSNDNYTLKVSTPYGFEDSFLEDDTLSPIPYAAKSESSNINNNDKEVERLKKINMSLYQSAVELILNK; via the exons ATGAATGTTCGACGAAACGAAGTTTTAGTGACGGGAGATGATTATGGAGCTCAATGGAATCTTGCTGTTTGGGATCCAAGCAATGGGACTTCGCTTGTAACTTACAAAGGAGGTACTTCCATTCCCGGATCATTTAACATCCTTGGATCTTCTTACGTCGTGTCTGTTCTCAAGAACAAAGCTGTCTTGAACGTATGGAGATTGGATCGACATGAACAACTCCCTCAAAAA ATAACCACACCTGGGAAGCTCAAGGCCTTAAGTGCGAATCCGAATGATGGTCGATTTCTTGTTGGATCCATTGCAGAGTCTATCTATTTATGGCAGACAAATACGGGGAGACTTCTCAATATATTAGTTCGACACTATCAGGAGGTAAATCGACTCGCCTGGACAGATGATGGATCTTTTATTCTATCAGCCGGAAAAGACGGAGCTCTCATCGCATGGAGTCTATCTGAGGTTATGTCTCCTTCTGAATCAACAAAAGAACCCTATCACATTTGGAATGATAGTGCattagaa ATTACAGATCTTGTTGTGGGTAAAGGTGGCCCAAGAGCCCGTATATTCACTTGCTCCTACGATCAACATGTGAGAGTGTATGACCTTCCATCTGCATCACTTCTCTTAGAAGTTACTTTTTCAAAGCCACTCACTTCAATTGCTGTCGACAGCTCCGAAGTTTGGATCTATCTAGGCTCGTCAAAAGGAGATATACATACTTTTAGCCTAAGAGATACTCCTTGTAAAAGTGATTCCATCAAAACAATGATTTCTCCATCCCAAAAAAACTCATTCCTTGGACACTCACTACCCATATCTTGTTTATCTATTTCTATAGATGGTAGTACACTTGCTTCGGGATCAGAAGATAAAGATGTTCGAATTTGGGATGTGAAAAGTAGACAAACCCTAAGAATAATTTCCATGAAAGGCCTTGTGACTATAGCGACGTTTTTATCTCCTCCTCCACGGGGTATGCTGGATCATGAAGACTTTCTGCAAGATTTGAATCTATGTCAACTGGAAAAGAATATCGGTTCAAATGACAACTATACACTTAAAGTGTCTACTCCTTACGGTTTCGAGGACTCCTTCCTTGAAGATGATACTCTAAGCCCTATTCCATACGCAGCCAAATCCGAGTCgtccaatattaataataatgacaaagaAGTAGAGCGccttaagaaaattaatatgtcCCTGTATCAATCAGCTGTGGagttgatattaaataaataa